One segment of Anopheles stephensi strain Indian chromosome 3, UCI_ANSTEP_V1.0, whole genome shotgun sequence DNA contains the following:
- the LOC118509509 gene encoding serine/threonine-protein kinase mig-15 isoform X14: MAHQMLAPSVNCSLDDIDLNALKDPAGIFELIEVVGNGTYGQVYKGRHTKTGQLAAIKVMDVTEEEEEEIKLEINVLKKYSNHRNIATYYGAFIKKTPAGKDDQLWLVMEYCGAGSVTDLVKSTKGQSLKEEWIAYICREILRGLSYLHTNKVIHRDIKGQNVLLTDNAEVKLVDFGVSAQLDKTIGRRNTFIGTPYWMAPEVIACDENRDATYDNRSDLWSLGITALEMAESQPPLCDLHPMRALFLIPRNPPPRMKSKKWSKKFHSFIDTVLVKDYHQRPYTEQLLKHPFIKEQPTERQVRIQLKDHIDRCKKRKQEKERDDYRYSGSENDDDDGQTAGEPSSIIQAPGNDTLRRTFHQIQEGRMQNAEQQQPPNRNQKPQPRDDRSKPQPVEEPGPPSRPQLPQRLIVVPDPPANSNANRPLPPTPRSGSGSSSQPQQPSSQTPQQPARNQQNFFKPVLPPRRPEELDMLAAQLNELGVSSPPQQSQQAQPEAPPRSNRPQPGPPVPGGGGQQAQQQQQQVSAVGASGVGKAPAIAPNGNNNSSNGGGSSGNINNNNHHPQPINPLDPIESSDSDSEPEEPNGRTRNDGTLLASDPPMPLTGGLGVLAESDQNNQSSSSTPAGGGGGSGASVLSPPSGGGGGPPNRPLPPTPDDDDAQGDGTLIKRKNRSGENSSLGTPGQRTSSVLPDLLSQASPATPPRHDKSASEEKQRSFLTFGFGAQSGGSAASRRESHVNVNVTPTSHDASSDTPEIRKYKKRFNSEILCAALWGVNLLIGTENGLMLLDRSGQGKVYQLISRRRFQQMEVLEGQNILVTISGKKNRVRVYYLSWLKSKILRTDGLTDQQVERRNGWINVGDLQGAVHFKIVKYERIKFLVIALKDSIEIYAWAPKPYHKFMAFKSFGELMHRPLLVDLTVEEQTRLKVIYGSAEGFHAVDLDSATVYDIYLPKHTQGPISPHCIVTLPNSNGMQLLLCYDNEGVYVNTMGRVSKNIVLQWGEMPTSVAYIGTGQIMGWGNKAIEIRSVETGHLDGVFMHKKAQRLKFLCERNDKVFFSSAKGGSSCQIYFMTLNKPGMANW, encoded by the exons GGTCGCCACACAAAGACTGGACAACTCGCTGCCATTAAGGTGATGGACGTCaccgaggaggaggaggaagagatcAAGCTAGAGATCAACGTATTAAAGAAATATTCCAACCATCGCAACATTGCCACATACTATGGTGCATTTATCAAAAAGACGCCCGCCGGCAAAGACGACCAGCTGTGGCTGGTGATGGAGTACTGCGGGGCCGGTTCCGTCACCGATCTGGTCAAGTCGACCAAGGGCCAGAGCCTGAAGGAGGAATGGATAGCGTACATCTGTCGCGAGATTCTGCGCGGCCTGAGCTACCTGCACACGAACAAGGTGATACACCGTGACATCAAGGGCCAGAATGTGCTGCTGACGGACAACGCGGAGGTTAAGCTGGTCGACTTCGGTGTATCGGCCCAGCTGGACAAAACCATCGGCCGGCGGAACACTTTCATTG GTACACCTTACTGGATGGCACCGGAAGTCATAGCTTGTGATGAAAACCGGGACGCAACGTACGACAACCGGTCCGATCTCTGGTCACTAGGTATTACCGCGCTAGAAATGGCCGAATCGCAGCCACCGCTCTGTGATCTCCATCCGATGCGTGCGCTCTTTCTAATCCCGCGCAATCCACCGCCGCGCATGAAGTCGAAGAAATGGTCGAAAAAATTCCACAGCTTCATCGATACGGTGCTTG TGAAAGATTACCATCAACGGCCTTACACGGAGCAGTTACTGAAGCACCCGTTCATCAAAGAGCAACCAACAGAAAGACAAGTTAGAATACAGCTTAAAGATCATATCGATAG GTGTAAGAAGCGTAAGCAGGAGAAGGAACGCGACGACTATCGTTATTCCGGATCAGAaaacgacgatgacgacgggcAAACTGCGGGCGAACCGTCCTCGATCATTCAGGCACCGGGCAACGATACGCTGCGGCGTACGTTCCACCAGATACAGGAGGGTCGAATGCAGAAcgccgaacagcagcagccaccgaaTCGGAATCAGAAACCACAACCT CGAGACGATCGAAGTAAACCGCAACCGGTAGAGGAACCGGGTCCACCATCCCGGCCACAGCTACCGCAGCGTTTGATCGTGGTACCGGACCCACCGGCCAACAGCAACGCAAACCGCCCCCTGCCACCGACACCGCGCAGTGGCAGCGGTTCCTCCTCCCAGCCACAACAGCCATCGTCACAGACGCCGCAACAGCCGGCACGCAATCAGCAAAACTTCTTCAAACCGGTG CTGCCACCGAGACGACCTGAG gaattggaCATGTTGGCCGCACAACTAAACGAACTGGGCGTCTCCTCCCCCCCGCAGCAGTCGCAGCAAGCGCAACCGGAAGCGCCACCGCGAAGCAATCGACCACAGCCCGGACCGCCTgtgcctggtggtggtggccagcaagcgcaacagcagcagcaacaggtcAGTGCAGTTGGTGCGAGCGGAGTCGGCAAGGCGCCCGCCATTGCACCGAACGGCAACAATAACAGCAGCAATGGTGgcggcagcagcggcaacatCAATAACAATAACCATCATCCGCAACCGATCAATCCGCTCGATCCGATCGAAAGCTCCGACTCGGACTCGGAACCGGAGGAACCGAACGGCCGAACACGAAACGACGGTACGCTTCTGGCCAGCGATCCACCGATGCCACT GACGGGCGGTTTGGGAGTGCTCGCCGAATCCGACCAGAACAATCAGTCGTCGTCGAGCACGCCGgcgggcggcggtggtggcagtGGAGCCAGTGTCCTGTCGCCTCCgagcggtggcggcggtggacCTCCGAACCGACCGCTCCCACCAACGCCAGACGACGATGACGCACAAGGCGACGGGACACTCATCAAGCGG AAGAATCGTTCTGGGGAGAACAGCAGCCTTGGTACGCCCGGGCAGCGAACGAGCAGCGTCCTGCCGGATCTACTTAGTCAAGCATCCCCGGCGACACCCCCGAGACATGACAAGTCCGCCAGCGAGGAG AAGCAGCGCAGCTTTCTCACGTTCGGGTTCGGCGCCCAGTCGGGCGGTTCGGCTGCGTCGCGCCGCGAGAGCCATGTGAACGTGAACGTTACGCCGACGTCGCACGACGCTTCGAGCGATACGCCCGAAATCCGGAAGTACAAGAAGCGTTTCAATTCGGAAATTCTGTGCGCGGCACTGTGGGGTGTGAACCTGCTGATCGGCACGGAGAATGGGTTGATGTTGCTGGATCGGTCGGGACAGGGCAAG GTCTACCAGCTGATATCTCGCAGACGGTTCCAGCAGATGGAGGTGCTCGAAGGACAAAACATTCTGGTGACCATCTCGGGCAAGAAGAATCGTGTCCGTGTGTACTACCTGTCCTGGCTCAAGTCAAAGATCTTGCGCACCGATGGCCTGACGGAT CAACAAGTGGAGCGCCGCAACGGCTGGATCAATGTCGGTGATCTGCAGGGTGCCGTACACTTCAAGATCGTCAAGTACGAGCGAATCAAATTCTTGGTGATCGCTCTGAAAGACTCGATCGAAATCTACGCCTGGGCACCGAAACCCTACCATAAGTTTATGGCATTTAAG AGCTTCGGTGAGCTGATGCATCGTCCACTGTTGGTCGATCTGACGGTCGAGGAGCAGACGCGGCTAAAGGTCATCTACGGGTCGGCGGAAGGTTTCCATGCGGTCGATCTCGATTCGGCAACCGTTTACGATATCTATCTTCCTAAGCAT ACTCAGGGTCCAATTTCGCCACACTGTATCGTAACGCTGCCGAACTCGAACGGTATGCAGCTGTTGCTGTGCTACGACAACGAAGGTGTATACGTCAACACGATGGGCCGCGTGTCCAAGAACATCGTGTTGCAGTGGGGCGAAATGCCAACCTCCGTGGCGTACATCGGCACCGGTCAGATAATGGGCTGGGGCAACAAAGCAATCGAG ATTCGCTCGGTAGAAACCGGCCACCTGGACGGTGTGTTTATGCACAAAAAGGCGCAGCGTCTCAAGTTCCTGTGCGAGCGGAACGACAAGGTTTTCTTCAGCAGTGCCAAAGGCGGCTCGTCCTGTCAGATCTACTTCATGACGCTGAACAAACCGGGCATGGCCAACTGGTAA
- the LOC118509509 gene encoding serine/threonine-protein kinase mig-15 isoform X4, which translates to MAHQMLAPSVNCSLDDIDLNALKDPAGIFELIEVVGNGTYGQVYKGRHTKTGQLAAIKVMDVTEEEEEEIKLEINVLKKYSNHRNIATYYGAFIKKTPAGKDDQLWLVMEYCGAGSVTDLVKSTKGQSLKEEWIAYICREILRGLSYLHTNKVIHRDIKGQNVLLTDNAEVKLVDFGVSAQLDKTIGRRNTFIGTPYWMAPEVIACDENRDATYDNRSDLWSLGITALEMAESQPPLCDLHPMRALFLIPRNPPPRMKSKKWSKKFHSFIDTVLVKDYHQRPYTEQLLKHPFIKEQPTERQVRIQLKDHIDRCKKRKQEKERDDYRYSGSENDDDDGQTAGEPSSIIQAPGNDTLRRTFHQIQEGRMQNAEQQQPPNRNQKPQPRDDRSKPQPVEEPGPPSRPQLPQRLIVVPDPPANSNANRPLPPTPRSGSGSSSQPQQPSSQTPQQPARNQQNFFKPVELDMLAAQLNELGVSSPPQQSQQAQPEAPPRSNRPQPGPPVPGGGGQQAQQQQQQVSAVGASGVGKAPAIAPNGNNNSSNGGGSSGNINNNNHHPQPINPLDPIESSDSDSEPEEPNGRTRNDGTLLASDPPMPLPEFSYRTGGLGVLAESDQNNQSSSSTPAGGGGGSGASVLSPPSGGGGGPPNRPLPPTPDDDDAQGDGTLIKRNVDNKSSSSIGTTTTSSSASTGSTTHSESDEAVLLRDWDFERFFPSNERPKPSQRHSMSDKTSSSSSNSPADSNGRLRPNAIDNKTRKELANSTASCAMKKPYPASQQMNLAYAEKRKVEEMNNKIRLEEHVKHEIFARQRLQLDKASSPSRATGGQNSAQQQQAHKRQESDSRLPLNFARAFRRENSDFFPLSKRHSAILGEASADAKSMSPGRGQEGMLQQHQQQRSSAIFSRSSRNKFEPILTNFSLNNPSGSDDERRSVSRLTPPRTGGQQGVGGGGGGGASGTSNEGSSGGGGSGNAQGRQPSPLAGSQVTTRNMDFLRPRREKTESVIFVRNSPNRPQQSLLFDGQQKNRSGENSSLGTPGQRTSSVLPDLLSQASPATPPRHDKSASEEYRAAVNSSVQSNLQVPGSMQSKPFLPAPNSTNSANTTTTNNLSAAGPAVAGSKGNASSPHSTVSNSSSSRNNSPNHSINTRLLSSSSNSSSSVVVVNHKLLNNNHLLPPPYHQQQQQQQQYHQHHQMRDHLPMGTMPVHLLPGASANGNANNTPGTAQHPLPVSPFSLALQQKQRSFLTFGFGAQSGGSAASRRESHVNVNVTPTSHDASSDTPEIRKYKKRFNSEILCAALWGVNLLIGTENGLMLLDRSGQGKVYQLISRRRFQQMEVLEGQNILVTISGKKNRVRVYYLSWLKSKILRTDGLTDQQVERRNGWINVGDLQGAVHFKIVKYERIKFLVIALKDSIEIYAWAPKPYHKFMAFKSFGELMHRPLLVDLTVEEQTRLKVIYGSAEGFHAVDLDSATVYDIYLPKHTQGPISPHCIVTLPNSNGMQLLLCYDNEGVYVNTMGRVSKNIVLQWGEMPTSVAYIGTGQIMGWGNKAIEIRSVETGHLDGVFMHKKAQRLKFLCERNDKVFFSSAKGGSSCQIYFMTLNKPGMANW; encoded by the exons GGTCGCCACACAAAGACTGGACAACTCGCTGCCATTAAGGTGATGGACGTCaccgaggaggaggaggaagagatcAAGCTAGAGATCAACGTATTAAAGAAATATTCCAACCATCGCAACATTGCCACATACTATGGTGCATTTATCAAAAAGACGCCCGCCGGCAAAGACGACCAGCTGTGGCTGGTGATGGAGTACTGCGGGGCCGGTTCCGTCACCGATCTGGTCAAGTCGACCAAGGGCCAGAGCCTGAAGGAGGAATGGATAGCGTACATCTGTCGCGAGATTCTGCGCGGCCTGAGCTACCTGCACACGAACAAGGTGATACACCGTGACATCAAGGGCCAGAATGTGCTGCTGACGGACAACGCGGAGGTTAAGCTGGTCGACTTCGGTGTATCGGCCCAGCTGGACAAAACCATCGGCCGGCGGAACACTTTCATTG GTACACCTTACTGGATGGCACCGGAAGTCATAGCTTGTGATGAAAACCGGGACGCAACGTACGACAACCGGTCCGATCTCTGGTCACTAGGTATTACCGCGCTAGAAATGGCCGAATCGCAGCCACCGCTCTGTGATCTCCATCCGATGCGTGCGCTCTTTCTAATCCCGCGCAATCCACCGCCGCGCATGAAGTCGAAGAAATGGTCGAAAAAATTCCACAGCTTCATCGATACGGTGCTTG TGAAAGATTACCATCAACGGCCTTACACGGAGCAGTTACTGAAGCACCCGTTCATCAAAGAGCAACCAACAGAAAGACAAGTTAGAATACAGCTTAAAGATCATATCGATAG GTGTAAGAAGCGTAAGCAGGAGAAGGAACGCGACGACTATCGTTATTCCGGATCAGAaaacgacgatgacgacgggcAAACTGCGGGCGAACCGTCCTCGATCATTCAGGCACCGGGCAACGATACGCTGCGGCGTACGTTCCACCAGATACAGGAGGGTCGAATGCAGAAcgccgaacagcagcagccaccgaaTCGGAATCAGAAACCACAACCT CGAGACGATCGAAGTAAACCGCAACCGGTAGAGGAACCGGGTCCACCATCCCGGCCACAGCTACCGCAGCGTTTGATCGTGGTACCGGACCCACCGGCCAACAGCAACGCAAACCGCCCCCTGCCACCGACACCGCGCAGTGGCAGCGGTTCCTCCTCCCAGCCACAACAGCCATCGTCACAGACGCCGCAACAGCCGGCACGCAATCAGCAAAACTTCTTCAAACCGGTG gaattggaCATGTTGGCCGCACAACTAAACGAACTGGGCGTCTCCTCCCCCCCGCAGCAGTCGCAGCAAGCGCAACCGGAAGCGCCACCGCGAAGCAATCGACCACAGCCCGGACCGCCTgtgcctggtggtggtggccagcaagcgcaacagcagcagcaacaggtcAGTGCAGTTGGTGCGAGCGGAGTCGGCAAGGCGCCCGCCATTGCACCGAACGGCAACAATAACAGCAGCAATGGTGgcggcagcagcggcaacatCAATAACAATAACCATCATCCGCAACCGATCAATCCGCTCGATCCGATCGAAAGCTCCGACTCGGACTCGGAACCGGAGGAACCGAACGGCCGAACACGAAACGACGGTACGCTTCTGGCCAGCGATCCACCGATGCCACT TCCCGAATTTTCCTATAGGACGGGCGGTTTGGGAGTGCTCGCCGAATCCGACCAGAACAATCAGTCGTCGTCGAGCACGCCGgcgggcggcggtggtggcagtGGAGCCAGTGTCCTGTCGCCTCCgagcggtggcggcggtggacCTCCGAACCGACCGCTCCCACCAACGCCAGACGACGATGACGCACAAGGCGACGGGACACTCATCAAGCGG AACGTCGACAATAAGTCATCCTCGTCGATCGGAACGACCACCACCTCATCGTCCGCTTCCACCGGCTCGACAACGCACTCCGAAAGCGACGAAGCCGTCCTGCTCCGCGATTGGGATTTCGAAAGATTCTTCCCGTCCAACGAACGTCCGAAGCCGTCCCAGCGCCACTCGATGTCGGACAAGacatcgtcctcctcctccaacTCGCCGGCCGACTCCAACGGGCGTCTGCGGCCTAACGCGATCGACAACAAAACTCGCAAGGAGCTTGCCAACTCAACCGCTTCCTGTGCGATGAAGAAACCGTACCCCGCGTCGCAACAGATGAACCTGGCGTACGCCGAGAAGCGCAAGGTGGAAGAGATGAACAACAAGATCCGGCTGGAGGAACACGTCAAGCACGAAATATTCGCCCGTCAACGGTTACAGTTGGATAAGGCGTCATCGCCTTCGAGAGCCACGGGTGGACAAAACTctgcccaacagcagcaggcacacAAACGGCAGGAATCGGATTCCCGACTGCCGCTCAACTTTGCCCGTGCTTTTCGGCGTGAAAATTCGGACTTTTTCCCCCTCTCGAAACGCCATTCGGCGATACTGGGTGAAGCGTCCGCGGACGCCAAGTCAATGTCCCCGGGCAGAGGTCAGGAGGGTATGctgcaacagcaccagcaacagcgcTCCAGTGCCATCTTTTCACGCAGCAGTCGCAACAAGTTCGAGCCCATTCTGACCAACTTTTCGCTCAACAATCCGTCCGGTAGTGATGACGAGCGTCGGTCGGTGTCCCGCCTAACACCACCGCGCACGGGAGGTCAGCAGGGTgttggaggaggaggaggaggaggagcatCCGGTACATCTAACGAAGGTAGCAGCGGTGGTGGGGGAAGTGGTAATGCGCAAGGCCGCCAGCCGAGTCCGCTGGCAGGGTCGCAGGTGACCACACGCAACATGGACTTCTTGCGTCCGCGTCGCGAAAAAACTGAGTCGGTTATCTTCGTTCGTAATTCACCCAACCGGCCGCAGCAATCCTTGCTGTTTGATGGTCAACAG AAGAATCGTTCTGGGGAGAACAGCAGCCTTGGTACGCCCGGGCAGCGAACGAGCAGCGTCCTGCCGGATCTACTTAGTCAAGCATCCCCGGCGACACCCCCGAGACATGACAAGTCCGCCAGCGAGGAG TATCGGGCAGCGGTGAATTCCTCCGTTCAGTCGAACCTCCAAGTCCCCGGTAGCATGCAATCCAAACCCTTCCTTCCAGCTCCAAACAGTACGAACAGcgcaaacaccaccaccaccaacaacctgAGCGCCGCTGGTCCGGCGGTGGCGGGAAGCAAAGGCAACGCTTCTTCGCCCCATTCGACGGTGTCGAACTCGTCGTCCTCCCGCAACAACAGTCCCAACCATTCGATTAACACTAGACTCCTAAGCAGTAGTAGTaacagtagtagtagcgtcgtcgtcgtcaatcATAAACTGCTCAATAACAATCATTTACTACCTCCTCcctaccaccaacaacaacaacaacaacaacaataccaccaacaccatcaaATGCGTGACCATCTGCCAATGGGAACGATGCCCGTGCATCTGCTGCCCGGTGCATCGGCGAACGGAAACGCCAACAACACCCCGGGCACTGCACAACACCCGCTGCCGGTGTCGCCATTTTCGTTGGCACTGCAACAGAAGCAGCGCAGCTTTCTCACGTTCGGGTTCGGCGCCCAGTCGGGCGGTTCGGCTGCGTCGCGCCGCGAGAGCCATGTGAACGTGAACGTTACGCCGACGTCGCACGACGCTTCGAGCGATACGCCCGAAATCCGGAAGTACAAGAAGCGTTTCAATTCGGAAATTCTGTGCGCGGCACTGTGGGGTGTGAACCTGCTGATCGGCACGGAGAATGGGTTGATGTTGCTGGATCGGTCGGGACAGGGCAAG GTCTACCAGCTGATATCTCGCAGACGGTTCCAGCAGATGGAGGTGCTCGAAGGACAAAACATTCTGGTGACCATCTCGGGCAAGAAGAATCGTGTCCGTGTGTACTACCTGTCCTGGCTCAAGTCAAAGATCTTGCGCACCGATGGCCTGACGGAT CAACAAGTGGAGCGCCGCAACGGCTGGATCAATGTCGGTGATCTGCAGGGTGCCGTACACTTCAAGATCGTCAAGTACGAGCGAATCAAATTCTTGGTGATCGCTCTGAAAGACTCGATCGAAATCTACGCCTGGGCACCGAAACCCTACCATAAGTTTATGGCATTTAAG AGCTTCGGTGAGCTGATGCATCGTCCACTGTTGGTCGATCTGACGGTCGAGGAGCAGACGCGGCTAAAGGTCATCTACGGGTCGGCGGAAGGTTTCCATGCGGTCGATCTCGATTCGGCAACCGTTTACGATATCTATCTTCCTAAGCAT ACTCAGGGTCCAATTTCGCCACACTGTATCGTAACGCTGCCGAACTCGAACGGTATGCAGCTGTTGCTGTGCTACGACAACGAAGGTGTATACGTCAACACGATGGGCCGCGTGTCCAAGAACATCGTGTTGCAGTGGGGCGAAATGCCAACCTCCGTGGCGTACATCGGCACCGGTCAGATAATGGGCTGGGGCAACAAAGCAATCGAG ATTCGCTCGGTAGAAACCGGCCACCTGGACGGTGTGTTTATGCACAAAAAGGCGCAGCGTCTCAAGTTCCTGTGCGAGCGGAACGACAAGGTTTTCTTCAGCAGTGCCAAAGGCGGCTCGTCCTGTCAGATCTACTTCATGACGCTGAACAAACCGGGCATGGCCAACTGGTAA